Part of the Candidatus Moraniibacteriota bacterium genome is shown below.
CCATATGCATTGGAGTGAACCCTTCGTCCTGATAGAGATACCAGAAGTTACTATGATTCAGCTGACTTCTTACGCCGCGTAAGTTCCATTATTCAATGCTATTGTGATACAACATTGAAACAGCGTAAGATCTCCCGGGGTCATATATCTTTCTCTTCCTGACATTCTGAAAACGCTTTGTATTGTATCTTCCCTCTGCTCACCACCTATCCAAAGGTCGATACCGTTTTCCGCCTTTCGACGGATAATCAGACTGCCATTTGCTTCCGAATCCTTCGCCATTTCCCTCGCGAGAAACGACTATTCTTCAGCTACGCCCCAGTTGACGAATCGGGGGGAGAGATTTGAACTCTCTAGAAATATATACTGCCCGGCGCTTTTATTGTGAGTACAAGATCCGAGAACGTATTCACCGTGACTTGGCTGATTCACGATTACTAGTGATTCCGGCTTCATGGAGTCGAGTTGCAGACTCCAATCCGAACTGGGGCCGGTTTTTTGGGATTAGCTCCGTCTCGCGACTTGGCAACCCTTTATACCGGCCATTGTAGCACGTGTGTCGCCCAGGGTGTCAGAGGGCCATGCTGATCTGACGTCATCCCCTCCTTCCTCCCCGCACCCTTTTCCCGATTATTTTCGGTAAACAGCAACAAAGAAATACTGCCAAAGGCAACGTCTCTTCATTCTGCTCAGAAAAAAGGTGCGGGGCGGTCTCGCGTGATACGTGTAACACGCGACAGGGGTTGCGCTCGTTTCCCGACTTAACGGAACATCTTACGACACGAGCTGACGACGACCATGCAGCACCTGGTCTAGCGGCCTCGAAGGACTTCTTATTTCTAAGATCTCCAGCTAGATTTCAAACCCTGGTGAGGTTCCTCGGTTATCGTCGAATTAAACCACATGCTCCACCACTTGTGCGGATCCCCGTCTATTCCTTTGAGTTTTAAGCTTGCGCTCGTACTTCCCAGGCGGCACACTTAACGCGTTAGCTACGGCACGGAAGGGGTCGATTCCTCCCATACCTAGTGTGCATCGTTTAGGGCGTGGACTACTGGGGTATCTAATCCCATTCGCTCCCCACGCTTTCGTGGCTCAGTGTCAGATCGGTGCCAACCAGCTGCCTTCGCCTTTGGTGTTCTTCACGATATCAACGCATTTCACTACTACACCGTGAATTCCACTGGTCTCTCACCGCCTCAAGTCGTGCCGTTTCAAATGCAGTTCTTCGATTGAGTCGAAGGATTTGACATCTGACTAACACGACCACCTACCCACCCTTTACGCCCAATAAATCCGGATAACGCTTGAGGTCTCTGTATTACCGCTACTGCTGGCACAGAGTTAGTAACCTCTTATTCTCCAGGTACCGTCATCGAAATTCTTCCCTGAAAAAAGTAGTTTACGACCCGAGGGCCTTCATCCTACACGCGGCATCGCTCGTTCAGGCTTTCGCCCATTGACGAATATTCTCGACTGCAGCCTCCCGTAGGAGTTTGGGCAGTGTCTCAGTCCCAATGTTGGGGGCCATGCTCTCACACCCCCTACCCGTCAGAGCCTTGGTAGGCTTTTACCCCACCAACTAGCTGATAGGACGCAGGCTGCTCCTCAAGCGATAAATCTTTACTCCGTAGAGCACATCGTGTATTAGCTTGTCTTTCGACAAATTATTCACGACTTGAGGGAACATTCCTACGTATTACTAACCCGTTTGCCGTGGGTCTAAACCCACTCGACTTGCATGCCTTATCCATGCCGCCAGCGTTCATCCTGAGCTAGGATCAAACTCTCAATAAAGATGATATTCCGAGAGCATCCGGTAAACCGAACTCCACCACTCATCTTATAATGGCAGATAAACTCTCGAGAAGTTGCTTCCCTTCCCCTTGCGAAGATAAAGAAGACTTAAATAGATCCATGTAACTATTGGATTGACCGCAAAAAATTGCAATCATACTTTCGCAAATTGTTAAGGGGCTCTTGGCGATAAAAAAGAAGGCGGAAAGCTTTCTTCCTTCGCATGTGCAGTATAGAGGAACAAAAAGACTTCTGTCAAGCGTCCGACCCATTCCATGCTTTTTCCTCTATCGGACAGGTGTAATACCCTGCCGGAAAAGAGAGGAATGTGACTAGTACAAGCCAAAATCCCTATCTTCGGCGCTTATTGACGAAGAGGAGAAAGACAAGTGGCGCCGCCATCCAAACAAGACGCGCCCATGAGTCAGAAAAATAGCCATACACCGTCGGAGAGAGAAACCGCAAAGCAAATGATCTCGACACCAAGGAAAGTGCCATACTCATCGCAAGACCCGTCCCCAAGCACCCCATCACGAGCACTCGCGAGAAAAACGTCGATGTCGGATTGGAGATATGAATATCGAGAATGTAGTCTCCCACCATAACCAAGAAAGCAAGAAGTACGACAAAGATAATAGCTCTTCCCTCTGGCGCAAAAGCAATCCACGATGCTGGAACAGTCAATACAAGAGCAAGCGCCACATAGGAAAACACGACGACACTGAGGAGTCGCGTGCGCCCCAACACAAATGATAACGCGAGACTTCCCCCGATAAAGAGAAGGAGAAATGAAAGGTCTCCCGCAAACTTCCCCGGCACAAAGGAAAAAAAGGAGGTCAGGACATTCATATGATTCATCGAAAAAACATCGAATTTTGAGTACACACTCAAAGCGTACACCGCGCCACTCTCCTGGTCAACGCTTGCGAAAAAGGCTCCGAATCGATACTATAAGGGCATTCATCTCTATACTACTTTCCTATGAGTCCGATTCGTCGGCGCGTGTTTTTTTGGGCACTCACACTCACCTTTCTCGTGACAACTCCCATTATCGTGCTCTTCCTCATGGGATACCGCTACAGTTTCGAGCGGGGCATTTTCATATACACGGGTTCCGTTTCCATCCAAGCAAACCCCGCACAAAACATCGATATACAAATAGACGGCAAGCCTGTATCCGCCGACAGCAATCGCCTCAACAGCTCCTATCATATCGAAGGTATTCTTCCGGGGAAACACACGGTTTCTGTTTCCGCACCCGGATTTAGCACCTGGTCCAAAGAAATCACCGTCCGAAGCGGTATCGCCACTGAATTCTGGAATATACTTCTTGCCCGAACTGAATACCCCCAGAAAGTACTCGCTTCTTTCAAAGATGGTCAGGCATTTTTTCCTCTCCCCCAGAAGAATCAAATTGCCATAGTATCAGAGAATGATCAAGAAACAACCGTCACCGTGCTCAACACAACAACCGGAAATCGAGAGCAAGTATTTAGCAGCACGGACTTTTTCCTCAGCAAGGACGCTCCAAGAAATGCTTTGCGGTGGTCTTCACGAGATGCAACACATTTCCTCCTCTCCCTTCTCTCTCGAGAAACACAAGAGGAGCATACATTTCTTATCCAAACAGACATAGCAACCACAACTGATATCAAAGATATTGTAAACGTTCCACATCCACGAGAAGTACGATGGAATCCGAATGCCAACACGATTCTCTTCCTCTCGGGAGCAACGCTCTTCAGTCTCCCTATAGACACGCCCCTTCACGAGACAGCACTGTCCGACAATATCGAAAGCTACGACACCGTTGGAAACACACTCATCGCACTTGAACCAAAAACCGGCATACTCTACCAATTCCCACTGGGGGATCCCGCTCAAAAAAAGCAACTCACGACCGCTCCTCCGGAAGGATTCTCTCACAAATACACCACGCCATTCTCCCTCATCGCCTACGACGAAACGAGAATTACTCTTCTCAATAATGGCACAGGAGACCTCTTCCTCTTCAATAAAGGACAGGGAGGCGAATGGTTCAAAAGCCTCTCAAAAGACGCAAAAGGCGTGCAGTTTTCCGACGATGGAAAAAAAGTTCTCTACTGGACTGATTGGGAAATATTCACATTCTTCACGCGAAAATGGGAAGTACAGCCCGTCCGTCAAGAAAATGACCGTCTCGATATCGGACGATTTTCAAATACCATACATGATGTCCAATGGACCAAAGACTACGAGCACATCATCTTCTTCTCCGGGAATGACATACGAGCAATCGAACTCGACGACCGTGGAAGTCGAGATATGGTCACGGTTCTCAATCTTCCCTCCGTGCCACTTCAGATATCGAGTATCGGCTCAAAAAACGAAATTCTCTTCCTTCTACCGGACACACAATCAACATCTCTTTCTACACTTTCTTCCATTACATTTCCAGAGCCCCTCGGCTTCTTCGGATTTGGACAATAGTCGCAGCAAACAAGATGCAAATTACATTTTCAGCCAGCCTCATCCTTCGAGGGCTACCAGTCCTGGAAGTGTCTCGCCACTTAAGAACTCAAGCATAGCGCCGCCACCCGTTGAAACAAAAGAAATTTTCTGAAACACTCCTGCTTCCTCAAGAGCGATGATTGTTTCGCCGCCACCAACAATAGAAAACGCCCCGCTCTCGATAATACTCTCAAGTGTCATATTTGTTCCCGCAGCATATTCGGGATTCTCAAACTTTCCCAAAGGACCATTCCACACGACGGTCTTTGCTTTCAATATCTCTTCGCGAAAACGAAGCAAAGTTTTCCTACCAATATCTTGTCGATCAGGAGCATAATCCTCCGGAAGCAACACCTTATCAGAAAATGAAATTCCTTCATCCTCCGCTTCACACGCAACCTTTCCAGCAACAAGCACGCGATCGTAGTTCTCTTCGAACATACGAATAATCGGGAGCTTCGTCTCGATCTTCGCACCACCAATCACGGCAACCGCCGGACGCGCCGGATGTTCGCGCGCATCTGTCAGATGTTTCACTTCATCCAAGAGATGAAGTCCGGCGAAACTCGGCAGAAATTTCGTGACACCGGTCACACTCGCCTGATCCCGATGACACACACTGAAGGCATCATTCACAAATACATCAAACGGCGCCGCAAGCGCTCGTGCAAATTCCGGATCATTCGATTCATCTCCAGGAGAGAACCGGACATTCTCCAGAAGAAGAATCTCCCCCTCCGGAAGAGTACTCAGCATAGCAACAACCTGGTCACCGACACAATCATCGACGAAATGAACCTTCCTTACAAGAATCCGCTCAACATCGTCTGCAATATACTTCACGGAAAACGCATCATCGCGCTTTCCCTCGGGTCGCCCCAAATGTGTCGCAAGTGCCACTTTGGCACCCTTTGAAAGCAAATACTCCACTGTATGCCGTGCAGCATCCACCTTATACTTCTCTTTCACATCCCGATTCTCATTGAGTTCAACATTGCAATCCACTCGAACCAACACCTTCTTCCCAGCTACATCCGCATCTCGCACACTTCGTAGAGTCATATATGAAACATTAAAAATTGATACAGCCACAGCATTGAAACACGGAAACTCAAAACACAAGCAACAAAAAAAATGAGTACTACTATCTTACATTAATTCTGGACATATCAATTCCAAGAGAGTATTTTTGTAGAGACTTTCTTGAGAGTCAGAACTTTTGTAGGCAACACTAGTGATACCTCCCCATGCCGAGAATAGCGATGATAGTGCCCAAAGTCGCAGTAATCACTGTGAAAATCCAGGCGCGCATCACCACTTTCGGTTCGGGCCAACCAAGCGCTTCGAAATGATGATGTATCGGTGCTGCCAAGAAAATCTTCCGATGGAACAATCGCTTACTCATAAGCTGAAGAGCGGCACTTCCCGATTCGAGTACGTAGATGAAGACGATAACAAAAAGCGCGAGCGCAGAGTTGGTGAGCATAGCGACCACACCAAGTGTGAGACCAAGCGACACTGCGCCCGTATCGCCCATAAAAAATCTCGCCGGATAAATATTGAACCAAAGAAAGGCAAGCAATGCGCCAGCAATCGCGGAACAAAATGCTGCAAGATCCATTTTGTTTTGAAAAAACGCAATAAGTGAAAAAGAACCAAATGCCATCAACAAGACACCGCCATTGAGTCCGTCAAGTCCATCCGTTTCATTTGATGAAATTGCCGCAAAGAGAATCACCAGTATAAAAACGGGGATGTACCACCATCCAATCGAGAAATCTCCGACGGCTGGCACATGAATCCGGTCCCAGCCAAGTTTGGCATAGAACCACCATGCCCCCGTTCCGGCAATCGCAAAAAGCCACCAAAATCGCATGAGAAATCTCATGCCACCACCCTTGTTCTTTCCAATACCTCGAACACTCATCCAGTCGTCAAGAAGACCAAGTAGCCCCCCTGCCGTGAGCGCAAAGAGCGGTAGCCACACCTGTGATCGACTGAAGAAGTCGAGCCGCGCAATGAAATTTTTCCCAAAAAAACCGGCGAGTGCCGGAAAGACGAAGTGAGAATAGAGTGCCAGGACAACAACAGAAAACCACACAATAACACCGCCCATTGTTGGTGTCCCCGCCTTCCTCGCATGAAGTGAATTCACGACAGTGAGTTTGTCGCCGGAGACGCCGCATTCCTTGATGCGAATCCCAATCTTGTTCCGATAGAGAATATGCGTCCACAGGGGCGTCAAGAAAAAAGCGAGACAAAAAGCAAGAAGTCCCGTCACTAAGACTTTGAGAACATGCACCACTTCCGGAATGGTTTGTATGTCAGAGAGCTGTACCATAAGTATGCTAAAAGTCACATGGGCACTCGTTTACACGAGAGCTTTTAGAAAAAAGTTTTAGCGCCAATAGTGTGACTGGAATGCCCAAGAGAACATCTTTTTGATACTCGACCACCGTTCCGGATCATTCAATACTACCGATACCACTTTGTGCTGACGATTTGGGTCAAATGAAATTGCAAGAAGTGAATATCCGGCAAGCGGGGTAAAGCCCGTCTTGGTACCGATAAGGCGAGAGTCTTCACCAAGCAACACATCCGTATTGAAAATATCATGTGCATATTTCCCATCTCTCGATACAATCGTCGTGCCAGGCGTTCGTGCCAACTCCCAAATGATATCATACTTCAGCGCTTGAGAGGCAATTCGCGCGATATCAAATGCCGAAGAATAGCAACTCGACTCATGACCATCTGGCTCCAACCCCGATGGTGTACAGAAATGCGTATCCAAAAGTCCCAGTGCATGAGCCCTGGCATTCATAAGATCGACAAATGCGCTCATTGACCCAGCTGTGTGCTTTGCAAGCGACTGCGCCGCGTCATTGGCACTATTCATCAGCATCGCCATAAGGAGACTCCTCACAGAGACTTCCTCTCCAACATGCAAACGCACTCCATTACAAAATCCTGACCGAGGACAACCAACTCTTGTTCCTTCCGCAGTAATCATCTCCTCATCGATTTTCACAAACTCATCCAGATTTTTGATGCGTTCAACAACCAGTATCGCCGTCATGAGTTTGGTCAGAGAGGCAATTTGTCTCTCCTCATGCGAATTTTTTTCCTGAAGAACAATCCCCGACTCGGCATCCATCACCACACTTGCATGTGCTGAAGGAAGTGCCAAATCATATACACCTTCCTTCCGAATCGGTCGAAATTCCGCAGCATGATCCCGAGATTCAAATGAGATGGGAAAGTTTTCCTCATGAGCATCCGAAACACCCTCCACTTCCGGCACGAGCGCCTCAGCAATCTGAGGAGAAGTTTCATTACTAGAAAAAAGTTTTGTTTTTACGAAAAACACACCGCCGCAAAGAATTGCAACGAGCATTCCTACTCGAAAAGAGGTTCTCAAAAAAGTGGGTCGTGACAAATGCGCAGTGTTCATATATTTTCAGACTCTTCATTATTCTCCTTCTTTGGAGTATCCACATCCGGAACCAACGTCGAGAGACGTTCGTCTTTCGAAAGATGATCAAAATCAGGAAGCTCCGAGCAATTCGCAAGTCCGAGTGTTTCCAGAAATGCAAGCGACGGGCTATAGAGATAGCCCCGCGTGTCATCCAGATTCCCGCGTCGCTCGATGAGACCGCGCAAAAGAAGACTGCGCAGCGTCATAGTCGAGTTCACTCCGCGAATCGAATCGATATCAGCGCGCCCAATCGGCGAGCGGTAGGCAACTATCGAAAGCGTCTCCAGTGCTGCTCGAGAAAGCGCCCCTTCTCGTTCACTGCGGACAAATCGTTCGACAAAGAGAGCGCTATCCGGATGGCTCGTCAGCACGATATCGCCGTCTTTCCGAATCAGAAAAAGCCCTCGATTATCTTCCTCGTACGACTTCCCGAGCAATTCCAACGCCGCTTCCAATTCTTCCTCGGAAACGTCTATCACCTCAGCAAGTCGAGAAACCGACACTGGGTCCCCCGAGACAAAAAGAAGCGCCTCCACAATTGATGCTATTTTCTGTATATCCATAAGAAATCTATGCAGACACCATTACTCGACGAAATCGTATTTCCCCGAAAAGTTCTCCCTGATTAACCTCAAATGTCCTCCGCCGTACCAATTCAAGAAGTGCCAAAAAAGAAACTACGACTTCCACTCGATCGCGTGATTCCGCCGCTATTTCAGAAAACGCCACTTCAAGACACCGCTCAATCCGAGTCTCCAAAAACGCCACGCGCTCCTCAAGCGTCACTACCTCTTCAACGACATGCTCATCCAGAGAAACAGGCAATGGAATAGCTCCCAATACAGCAGAAAACGCCTCTCGAATATTCTCAGCACGAACATTGGATGGCGGCACAAATACCTCCGGAACATTGACAAACGATTCTCGATGAAAACCTCGATGTCCCATCAAAAACAAGCTCCCGAGTTTCATCGATGCTTCCTTGTACCGCTTGTATTCCCGTAGCCGCCACTCGAGATCTTCTATCTCGCCTTCTTCTTCCTCTGTGAATGAAAGTACTGGCAAGAGCGCTCGGGATTTGAGTAACAAAAGTCGCGAAGCAACCGCGAGAAACTGCGAGAGATGTGGGAGCGGGACATCATTCTCGTGTGCAATATGCTCGAGATACTGATCGGCGACAGTAGCAAGCGCAAGTCGCGTAATATCAAGTTTCTCCTTCTCAATAAGAGAAAGGAGAAGTGGCATCGGTCCCTCGAATTGCTCCAACCGCACGTGGTACATAAAATAGAAAAGGAAACCTCAACAAAAGCCAACACAACAAGAAAAGCAAACAATTTATCAGTGCTATAAAGAAAATCCACACATCCACAAGTAGCTTCTATTGTACCACAAAGCCAAAATAGAAACCAAAAAGACTCGGGATTTACAGTAAGCAATCGATATACCAGTGCGACTGGAGAGATAAAGAAATACTCCTCAGAAAAGCACAGAAAATATACTGCAACATCAACCAATTGAAAACCTACCCATGTATTGCAAAAGAAACAAAAACCCCTTCGCTATTCTATAGCAAAGGGGGTTGATTTTCTTACTGCACATCAGAGAGGAAATACAGGAGAGAGCGCTTCATAAATTGCCCGTCCAATATCTTGTCCGCTCGTTTCCAGATATGTCTCCCGCATCCCGTGACAACTCCAGTCATCCGCTCCGCAGATCCCTTCTGCATTTGCCGGAAGTGCGCCCGTTATGTTGCGAATCGCATTGATCACTTCATCACTTCCATATGTGAGATATCCTCTATAGGAATCGACACTTTCAGGCGTCGCAACAGCGAAAACAGGCACTCGAAGACTTGAAGGGAGAAGAAGATTTGCCTCCGTTGCATAAAAGTTCCCCTGAGAATGCGCTACAACCAAGCGTCTGCCCAGAGTCCCAGCATAGTTTTCAACATGCTGTTGCAAATCTTCATCTACAATATAGGCGAAAGCAGTCGAAATCGTCTTTGTGACATTCAACTGTGCTTCCCGAAACCACTCTGGAACGGAGATGCCCGCTGCCATATCAATCCATTGCCAAAATGTCGTAGTGTCATCTGGAACAGACTGCAAGAAGACTTCGAGAAGCTCGAGCCAAGCATCCTCCTTCTGATTGTGCGCAGCTTGAAACCGCACACACCGCATTTCATCCGCAACGTAGGATTGGTTCGGCAGAGAATTAACAAAGGAGAGGTAAGTTTCTTCCAACTTTCTCCTCGTCTTCTCAGCAGAAGCTTTATCCGTCCGCATCCCGTTTACAAAAAACACGGTCGGCGGATTGGATATGGACGAACAGTCGACATCAGCATACGCCGACGCGCTACCCACTCCAAAGAGGACAACTATGAAACTCAACAAATACAGCCACACCTTCATCATTCACCTCCCACCTGAGTAGTGTCAAAATCGCACTGCGTAAGGTACTCCCATGGATGGATAGCGCCACTCACTTCCCCACCAATATGCCGATTAAAGGCAATCCATGCACGAGAACGCAGTTCGGTATTGAGAATCCGTTCTTTCATTGCATCCTCAGCATCAGCCGACGCATCAATGCCCATAACTCCCGCTAGGCAATTCCCATCCTTCTCGCGATCATGCAACAATCGCACAGACTCTTCCTTATCCGACGATGCAAGGAGCTCCAACTGAAACCCTTCAGCATCTTGCCTCAATGCTTTTCGAACATTGATATTTTCATCCCCAGGATAGGTGAGCGCAATATACCGCTGTATATCATCGCGTATCCCGTCACCATCAGAGTCGATTCCAGCAAGGGTCACTTTTCCAGCTTCGCCCGGATCGGTAGGGAGACCATCATCCGTCATCTCAAGAGAGAGCGATACAGGCAACGATTCCGCAAGCCAGATTGGCGTCACGACTGTTTTGCCGAATATACGCACCGTGCGATACAGACGGAGAGAGCCATCAACTAACCCCACTGAAGCAGACGGTGAGAGATGTAGCGTCACCGAAACAACCGTATCGCGTTCGCAGATATTTCCCGGAACAATCTCGACCATACTCGCTATGGAAGCGAGATTATCAGAGAGCTTTGCAGACGTCTTGGCGCCGAGAGCACAGAACGTCTTGGCAAGCACTGGTCCCGCATGAGCTGTGACCGAGAATGAAACTGTACTGCCAGGAGTACCAGAGAGAGATACTGCTCTTGGTGCCCACGAGAACGCATTATCGGAGAGCCGCGAAGCGAACGCATTGGTAATAGCCAAGAGTCCGATTATCGCGATGGACAACACCGCCCATACCCGTTTTGATTTCCACGAAATAGTCATATATGCCCCTTATTGTAGCACAGATGAATGATTGGAGAAGAAATCCCTCATTGAGAAAGAACTTTGAAAAACGAGCATCATTCCTGATGCTCGAAGGAGAGAATACCATGGGAGGTGATATATGTCAAGATAACACTGCTATTCTATATAATTTCAGGTTAAAAACCTCCCAATATTCCATCAAATAATTGAAGTGATTGAAAAAATATTTCGATTTGCAACCCGTCCTCCGTCCATTCTATTCGAACCACTCTGAACAATCCTGCTTCCGTTTTTTCTCCTTCAAAATTCAAAAAAGCATCCCCTTTTTGAAAGGGGATGCAGAAAAAAATTCTTCGGAATGAGAAGCCGTTACACTCGCACACGGACGCCTGGACCCATGGTGGTGGCGAGAGTGGCGGAAACGATAAGCCTCCCCTTTAAGCCATCTGGCTTCAGGCGTTGAACCGTCTCGATAAAAGCAGTGACATTCTCAGCAATCTTCTCAGTCTCCAGAGAAACTTTTCCAACCGCTTGATGAATATTTCCAGAGTCGTCTGTTTTGAAGCTCGCCTTATTTCCCTTCTTCAGAGCGAGAACGGCATCTTTTATCTTCGTTGTCACCGTTTCATTCTTCGGATTTGGCATAAGACCTTTCGGTCCCAAAATCTTCGCAATCTGCGCAAGCTTCGGCATCATTTCCGGCGTCGAAAGGAGAATATCGAAGTCCGTCCCAGGAAGCACCTTCCCTTCTTTTATACCCGCGATCATCTCTTCCCCGCCAACTACATCCGCATTTGCCTCTTTGGCTTCTGCTGCCTTGGACGATGTGATAACGGCGACTTTCTTGGACTTACCTAAACCATTTGGAAAAATGATTGTTCCACGAACCAGCTGATCGGTCTTCTTGCGATCAATACCGAGATGAAGATGCAATTCTACCGACTCATCAAATTTTGCAACCGGCGTCTCGCGAAGCAAAGAAAGTGCTTCGCGTACCTCATACACTTTTCCCTTCTCAATACGCTCGGCAATCTTCCGATATTTTTTCCCTTGTTTCATAGTCGTATCGTGGTGCATACGTCCCTCTCGTCAAGACGAGGAAGACTCCCACAGAGACAAAAAATTATCCTTGAATCTTAATACCCATACTCCGCGCTGTACCGGCAACTACCTTCATTGCTGCTTCGACATCGTTTGCATTTAAGTCGACAATCTTCGCTGCAGCAATATCACGCAGTTGGTCATTTGTAATAGACCCGGCTGTATCCTTCAGAGGATTTGCGGCGCCCTTGGATGCCTTTGCTGCCTTTTTGAGGAGCTCGGACGCTGGCGGTGTCTTCAGAACAAATGTAAATGTGCGATCCTCGAACACCGTAATCTCAGCCGGAATGATATCTCCCATCTTATCCTTTGTCGCCTCATTGAACTTCACGCAAAAGTCCTGGATATTGAGTCCATGCTGCCCCAGAGCCGGTCCGATTGGCGGCGCTGGATTTGCCTTTCCTCCAGGAATCTGAAGTTTGATAACGGTCTTGATATTTGCCATAAGAGAAAAATTAGAACAATGATACCTCTCGTATCCCAAATTCCGAAAGAAGCACTCGGAACCTCGAACAACAGAAATTTATATATACCGTGAAACGTATCGTCAAAATATACAAGCTATACTTTCTTAATCTGGAGAAAGTCCAACTCGACCGGAGTCTCGCGACCAAACAGAGATACAAGCACTTTCACCTTTCCCTTCGCGTCATCTATTTCTTCTACCTTTCCATCAAAATTCTTGAAGGGACCGTCCACAATCTTGACCGGATCGCCCTTTCGAACATCGATTTTGAATTTCGGCTCTTCGACACCCATCCGCTTTTTGAGCGCGTCGATTTCTTTGGGATCAACGGGTGTCGGCGTCGTTCCAAGCCCGATAAACCCCGTCACGTTTGGTGTATTGCGAACCACATACCACGAGGCATCCGTCACAATCATATCAACCAAGATATACCCGGGATAAATCCGCTCCTCTACCACGACACGCTTCCCATTCTTCATGTTGATTTTCTTTTCCTTCGGAACCATGACGTCGAAGATAAATTCCTGCATGCCCATGGACTCGATTCGCTGATTGAGGTTTCGTGAGACATTGTCTTCGTAACCGGAATAGGTGTGAAGCACATACCACGCCCGCCCATGATGTTGTGTTTGCTTTGCCATAATGAAAAAAGAGAAAAATTCGAGCTAGACTCCAAGAATAAATTTACGAAAAAGTGCCCCAAAGAGAGCATCAAGCGTCCCAAGCAGCACCGCAACACATGCCGAAACAGCAAGCACAATAAGTGTATACCGCGTCACCTGCTCCCGCGACGGCCAATTTATTTTGAGCGCCTCTGCCTTCGCTTCAAGGAAATATTCAACTATTTTTTGCATAGACCAGCTACAGGGAAAATCAAGCTTTTTCTTTGTGAAATACGCGATTTTGGGTTTTTTAAAGAGCCCCTCTGGACTCTTGTGGGCTCTCTCTGTACTTTCAGAGTACTCGAAAATCCCCTTTCTGTCAAACGCCGGCCCATTAATGGGGGGAATTCTTCAAAACGACTCCTCGCAGGCATTTTAGGAGAATATTTCCGCTTCCTCAAGCACATCTCGATAAAGCGAAAGAATCCGCGTCGCCTCGCTCTGTTCGAGTGAAAAGTCTCTCTCATGCACAATACGGTTATGAATCTCATGTGCCTCGATAAGTCCACCAAGCCCCGAAAAGTGCCCCGGAGGAATCGCACTGAAACGCTCACCGGCATCTTTCCCTTCAT
Proteins encoded:
- the nusG gene encoding transcription termination/antitermination protein NusG, whose translation is MAKQTQHHGRAWYVLHTYSGYEDNVSRNLNQRIESMGMQEFIFDVMVPKEKKINMKNGKRVVVEERIYPGYILVDMIVTDASWYVVRNTPNVTGFIGLGTTPTPVDPKEIDALKKRMGVEEPKFKIDVRKGDPVKIVDGPFKNFDGKVEEIDDAKGKVKVLVSLFGRETPVELDFLQIKKV
- the secE gene encoding preprotein translocase subunit SecE, whose product is MQKIVEYFLEAKAEALKINWPSREQVTRYTLIVLAVSACVAVLLGTLDALFGALFRKFILGV
- the rplK gene encoding 50S ribosomal protein L11, whose protein sequence is MANIKTVIKLQIPGGKANPAPPIGPALGQHGLNIQDFCVKFNEATKDKMGDIIPAEITVFEDRTFTFVLKTPPASELLKKAAKASKGAANPLKDTAGSITNDQLRDIAAAKIVDLNANDVEAAMKVVAGTARSMGIKIQG